A window of the Cheilinus undulatus linkage group 21, ASM1832078v1, whole genome shotgun sequence genome harbors these coding sequences:
- the epn2 gene encoding epsin-2 isoform X1, producing MPSGIRRQMKNMVNNYSDAEKKVREATSNDPWGPSSSLMSEIADLTYNVVAFSEIMSMIWKRLNDHGKNWRHVYKALTLLDYLIKTGSERVALQCKENIFAIQTLKDFQYIDRDGKDQGINVREKSKQLVVLLKDEDRLKGERSQALKTKERMAQVSTGSSQMGFGRGSSQPNLSTSYSEEYGRSEGSPASYHGSTSPNTGSELEQARPQTSGEEELQLQLALAMSREAAEQEERIRRGDDLRLQMALEESKKGGSDSAKLPKKKKEPQSSLMDLMDVPEPGASADPWSAGAGAAAAAASEDPWQPYGSAPKPAAPVDPWGAPPSVPPMKSNDPWASNSAPASDPWSSAAARPKTSNAGSFDLFNASNGTSKEDFSEFDSLRSSSSVPTGDGAVASSLPSQACLASSGSLDLFDPMPTSISTTTITNPTRKTPESFLGPNAALVNLDSLVTKPAQPAPAVNPFLASTAGSAPPPAAHANPFQVSQPAPPTLNQMRVSPMPAGFGTLAEPMSLSSVPAQPITMVPLAGMAPMGRVMPGMGVGAAGANAGMSAGIPASMSMPQPLMSMPPQAGTQPTGTTNPFLL from the exons ATGCCGAGTGGCATCAGACGGCAGATGAAGAACATGGTGAACAACTACTCTGACGCAGAGAAGAAAGTCAGAGAGGCCACCTCCAACGACCCGTGGGGCCCGTCGTCCTCGCTCATGTCAGAGATCGCGGACCTTACCTACAACGTGGTAGCCTTCAGTGAGATCATGAGTATGATCTGGAAACGGCTCAATGACCACGGTAAGAACTGGCGCCACGTCTACAAGGCGCTCACTCTGCTGGACTACCTGATCAAGACAGGCTCGGAGCGGGTGGCGCTGCAGTGCAAGGAGAACATCTTTGCCATTCAGACTCTGAAGGACTTCCAGTACATCGACAGAGACGGCAAAGACCAGGGCATCAACGTCAGGGAGAAGAGCAAGCAGCTAGTGGTCCTACTCAAAGATGAGGACCGCCTTAAAGGAGAGAG GTCTCAGGCTCTGAAGACCAAAGAGCGCATGGCCCAGGTGTCCACAGGGAGCAGTCAGATGGGTTTTGGCCGAGGCTCATCCCAGCCCAACCTCTCCACTTCATACAGCGAAGAGTATGGCAGGTCGGAGGGCTCACCTGCCTCCTACCACGGCT CCACATCTCCCAACACGGGTTCAGAACTGGAGCAGGCCAGACCTCAGACCAGcggagaggaagagctgcagctgcaACTGGCTCTGGCCATGAGCAGAGAGGCTGCAGAGCAG GAGGAGCGCATCCGCAGAGGGGACGACCTGAGACTACAGATGGCCTTGGAGGAGAGTAAGAAAGGAGGCTCAGACTCTGCAAAGCTacccaagaagaagaaagag CCTCAGTCATCTTTGATGGATCTAATGGATGTCCCAGAGCCTGGGGCCAGTGCTGATCCTTGGAGTGCTGGTGCTGgggctgctgcagctgctgcatcCGAGGACCCCTGGCAGCCTTATG GGTCTGCCCCTAAGCCAGCTGCCCCTGTGGACCCATGGGGTGCTCCTCCTTCTGTCCCACCCATGAAGAGCAATGATCCCTGGGCATCAAACTCCGCTCCCGCTTCTGACCCCTGGAGCTCTGCTGCAGCCCGCCCTAAGACTTCCAATGCAG GTAGCTTTGACCTGTTCAATGCATCCAACGGTACGTCTAAAGAGGACTTCTCTGAGTTTGACAGCCtgcgctcctcctcctctgtccccaCTG GTGATGGGGCTGTAGCGTCCTCACTCCCCTCCCAAGCCTGTCTGGCCAGCAGCGGCAGCCTGGACCTCTTCGACCCCATGCCCACTTCCATTTCTACCACCACCATCACAAACCCAACCAGAAAGACTCCAGAGTCCTTCCTGGGTCCCAATGCTGCCCTAGTCAATCTTGACTCTCTGGTGACCAAACCCGCCCAGCCGGCGCCCGCCGTCAATCCATTCTTGGCTTCCACAG CAGGCTCTGCTCCACCTCCAGCAGCCCACGCCAACCCATTCCAAGTGAGCCAGCCAGCACCCCCCACCCTCAACCAGATGCGGGTCAGCCCCATGCCCGCCGGCTTCGGCACCTTGGCCGAGCCCATGTCCCTCTCCTCCGTGCCTGCTCAGCCCATCACCATGGTCCCCCTGGCAGGAATGGCCCCTATGGGCCGCGTGATGCCCGGGATGGGCGTCGGCGCAGCTGGAGCGAATGCCGGGATGAGCGCTGGAATTCCGGCCTCCATGTCCATGCCCCAGCCACTGATGAGTATGCCGCCCCAGGCTGGGACGCAGCCGACCGGAACCACCAACCCCTTCCTTTTGTGA
- the epn2 gene encoding epsin-2 isoform X2 encodes MPSGIRRQMKNMVNNYSDAEKKVREATSNDPWGPSSSLMSEIADLTYNVVAFSEIMSMIWKRLNDHGKNWRHVYKALTLLDYLIKTGSERVALQCKENIFAIQTLKDFQYIDRDGKDQGINVREKSKQLVVLLKDEDRLKGERSQALKTKERMAQVSTGSSQMGFGRGSSQPNLSTSYSEEYGRSEGSPASYHGSTSPNTGSELEQARPQTSGEEELQLQLALAMSREAAEQEERIRRGDDLRLQMALEESKKGGSDSAKLPKKKKEPQSSLMDLMDVPEPGASADPWSAGAGAAAAAASEDPWQPYGSAPKPAAPVDPWGAPPSVPPMKSNDPWASNSAPASDPWSSAAARPKTSNAGSFDLFNASNGTSKEDFSEFDSLRSSSSVPTGDGAVASSLPSQACLASSGSLDLFDPMPTSISTTTITNPTRKTPESFLGPNAALVNLDSLVTKPAQPAPAVNPFLASTGSAPPPAAHANPFQVSQPAPPTLNQMRVSPMPAGFGTLAEPMSLSSVPAQPITMVPLAGMAPMGRVMPGMGVGAAGANAGMSAGIPASMSMPQPLMSMPPQAGTQPTGTTNPFLL; translated from the exons ATGCCGAGTGGCATCAGACGGCAGATGAAGAACATGGTGAACAACTACTCTGACGCAGAGAAGAAAGTCAGAGAGGCCACCTCCAACGACCCGTGGGGCCCGTCGTCCTCGCTCATGTCAGAGATCGCGGACCTTACCTACAACGTGGTAGCCTTCAGTGAGATCATGAGTATGATCTGGAAACGGCTCAATGACCACGGTAAGAACTGGCGCCACGTCTACAAGGCGCTCACTCTGCTGGACTACCTGATCAAGACAGGCTCGGAGCGGGTGGCGCTGCAGTGCAAGGAGAACATCTTTGCCATTCAGACTCTGAAGGACTTCCAGTACATCGACAGAGACGGCAAAGACCAGGGCATCAACGTCAGGGAGAAGAGCAAGCAGCTAGTGGTCCTACTCAAAGATGAGGACCGCCTTAAAGGAGAGAG GTCTCAGGCTCTGAAGACCAAAGAGCGCATGGCCCAGGTGTCCACAGGGAGCAGTCAGATGGGTTTTGGCCGAGGCTCATCCCAGCCCAACCTCTCCACTTCATACAGCGAAGAGTATGGCAGGTCGGAGGGCTCACCTGCCTCCTACCACGGCT CCACATCTCCCAACACGGGTTCAGAACTGGAGCAGGCCAGACCTCAGACCAGcggagaggaagagctgcagctgcaACTGGCTCTGGCCATGAGCAGAGAGGCTGCAGAGCAG GAGGAGCGCATCCGCAGAGGGGACGACCTGAGACTACAGATGGCCTTGGAGGAGAGTAAGAAAGGAGGCTCAGACTCTGCAAAGCTacccaagaagaagaaagag CCTCAGTCATCTTTGATGGATCTAATGGATGTCCCAGAGCCTGGGGCCAGTGCTGATCCTTGGAGTGCTGGTGCTGgggctgctgcagctgctgcatcCGAGGACCCCTGGCAGCCTTATG GGTCTGCCCCTAAGCCAGCTGCCCCTGTGGACCCATGGGGTGCTCCTCCTTCTGTCCCACCCATGAAGAGCAATGATCCCTGGGCATCAAACTCCGCTCCCGCTTCTGACCCCTGGAGCTCTGCTGCAGCCCGCCCTAAGACTTCCAATGCAG GTAGCTTTGACCTGTTCAATGCATCCAACGGTACGTCTAAAGAGGACTTCTCTGAGTTTGACAGCCtgcgctcctcctcctctgtccccaCTG GTGATGGGGCTGTAGCGTCCTCACTCCCCTCCCAAGCCTGTCTGGCCAGCAGCGGCAGCCTGGACCTCTTCGACCCCATGCCCACTTCCATTTCTACCACCACCATCACAAACCCAACCAGAAAGACTCCAGAGTCCTTCCTGGGTCCCAATGCTGCCCTAGTCAATCTTGACTCTCTGGTGACCAAACCCGCCCAGCCGGCGCCCGCCGTCAATCCATTCTTGGCTTCCACAG GCTCTGCTCCACCTCCAGCAGCCCACGCCAACCCATTCCAAGTGAGCCAGCCAGCACCCCCCACCCTCAACCAGATGCGGGTCAGCCCCATGCCCGCCGGCTTCGGCACCTTGGCCGAGCCCATGTCCCTCTCCTCCGTGCCTGCTCAGCCCATCACCATGGTCCCCCTGGCAGGAATGGCCCCTATGGGCCGCGTGATGCCCGGGATGGGCGTCGGCGCAGCTGGAGCGAATGCCGGGATGAGCGCTGGAATTCCGGCCTCCATGTCCATGCCCCAGCCACTGATGAGTATGCCGCCCCAGGCTGGGACGCAGCCGACCGGAACCACCAACCCCTTCCTTTTGTGA
- the epn2 gene encoding epsin-2 isoform X3: MPSGIRRQMKNMVNNYSDAEKKVREATSNDPWGPSSSLMSEIADLTYNVVAFSEIMSMIWKRLNDHGKNWRHVYKALTLLDYLIKTGSERVALQCKENIFAIQTLKDFQYIDRDGKDQGINVREKSKQLVVLLKDEDRLKGERSQALKTKERMAQVSTGSSQMGFGRGSSQPNLSTSYSEEYGRSEGSPASYHGSTSPNTGSELEQARPQTSGEEELQLQLALAMSREAAEQEERIRRGDDLRLQMALEESKKGGSDSAKLPKKKKEPQSSLMDLMDVPEPGASADPWSAGAGAAAAAASEDPWQPYGSAPKPAAPVDPWGAPPSVPPMKSNDPWASNSAPASDPWSSAAARPKTSNAGSFDLFNASNGDGAVASSLPSQACLASSGSLDLFDPMPTSISTTTITNPTRKTPESFLGPNAALVNLDSLVTKPAQPAPAVNPFLASTAGSAPPPAAHANPFQVSQPAPPTLNQMRVSPMPAGFGTLAEPMSLSSVPAQPITMVPLAGMAPMGRVMPGMGVGAAGANAGMSAGIPASMSMPQPLMSMPPQAGTQPTGTTNPFLL; the protein is encoded by the exons ATGCCGAGTGGCATCAGACGGCAGATGAAGAACATGGTGAACAACTACTCTGACGCAGAGAAGAAAGTCAGAGAGGCCACCTCCAACGACCCGTGGGGCCCGTCGTCCTCGCTCATGTCAGAGATCGCGGACCTTACCTACAACGTGGTAGCCTTCAGTGAGATCATGAGTATGATCTGGAAACGGCTCAATGACCACGGTAAGAACTGGCGCCACGTCTACAAGGCGCTCACTCTGCTGGACTACCTGATCAAGACAGGCTCGGAGCGGGTGGCGCTGCAGTGCAAGGAGAACATCTTTGCCATTCAGACTCTGAAGGACTTCCAGTACATCGACAGAGACGGCAAAGACCAGGGCATCAACGTCAGGGAGAAGAGCAAGCAGCTAGTGGTCCTACTCAAAGATGAGGACCGCCTTAAAGGAGAGAG GTCTCAGGCTCTGAAGACCAAAGAGCGCATGGCCCAGGTGTCCACAGGGAGCAGTCAGATGGGTTTTGGCCGAGGCTCATCCCAGCCCAACCTCTCCACTTCATACAGCGAAGAGTATGGCAGGTCGGAGGGCTCACCTGCCTCCTACCACGGCT CCACATCTCCCAACACGGGTTCAGAACTGGAGCAGGCCAGACCTCAGACCAGcggagaggaagagctgcagctgcaACTGGCTCTGGCCATGAGCAGAGAGGCTGCAGAGCAG GAGGAGCGCATCCGCAGAGGGGACGACCTGAGACTACAGATGGCCTTGGAGGAGAGTAAGAAAGGAGGCTCAGACTCTGCAAAGCTacccaagaagaagaaagag CCTCAGTCATCTTTGATGGATCTAATGGATGTCCCAGAGCCTGGGGCCAGTGCTGATCCTTGGAGTGCTGGTGCTGgggctgctgcagctgctgcatcCGAGGACCCCTGGCAGCCTTATG GGTCTGCCCCTAAGCCAGCTGCCCCTGTGGACCCATGGGGTGCTCCTCCTTCTGTCCCACCCATGAAGAGCAATGATCCCTGGGCATCAAACTCCGCTCCCGCTTCTGACCCCTGGAGCTCTGCTGCAGCCCGCCCTAAGACTTCCAATGCAG GTAGCTTTGACCTGTTCAATGCATCCAACG GTGATGGGGCTGTAGCGTCCTCACTCCCCTCCCAAGCCTGTCTGGCCAGCAGCGGCAGCCTGGACCTCTTCGACCCCATGCCCACTTCCATTTCTACCACCACCATCACAAACCCAACCAGAAAGACTCCAGAGTCCTTCCTGGGTCCCAATGCTGCCCTAGTCAATCTTGACTCTCTGGTGACCAAACCCGCCCAGCCGGCGCCCGCCGTCAATCCATTCTTGGCTTCCACAG CAGGCTCTGCTCCACCTCCAGCAGCCCACGCCAACCCATTCCAAGTGAGCCAGCCAGCACCCCCCACCCTCAACCAGATGCGGGTCAGCCCCATGCCCGCCGGCTTCGGCACCTTGGCCGAGCCCATGTCCCTCTCCTCCGTGCCTGCTCAGCCCATCACCATGGTCCCCCTGGCAGGAATGGCCCCTATGGGCCGCGTGATGCCCGGGATGGGCGTCGGCGCAGCTGGAGCGAATGCCGGGATGAGCGCTGGAATTCCGGCCTCCATGTCCATGCCCCAGCCACTGATGAGTATGCCGCCCCAGGCTGGGACGCAGCCGACCGGAACCACCAACCCCTTCCTTTTGTGA
- the epn2 gene encoding epsin-2 isoform X4: MPSGIRRQMKNMVNNYSDAEKKVREATSNDPWGPSSSLMSEIADLTYNVVAFSEIMSMIWKRLNDHGKNWRHVYKALTLLDYLIKTGSERVALQCKENIFAIQTLKDFQYIDRDGKDQGINVREKSKQLVVLLKDEDRLKGERSQALKTKERMAQVSTGSSQMGFGRGSSQPNLSTSYSEEYGRSEGSPASYHGSTSPNTGSELEQARPQTSGEEELQLQLALAMSREAAEQEERIRRGDDLRLQMALEESKKGGSDSAKLPKKKKEPQSSLMDLMDVPEPGASADPWSAGAGAAAAAASEDPWQPYGSAPKPAAPVDPWGAPPSVPPMKSNDPWASNSAPASDPWSSAAARPKTSNAGDGAVASSLPSQACLASSGSLDLFDPMPTSISTTTITNPTRKTPESFLGPNAALVNLDSLVTKPAQPAPAVNPFLASTAGSAPPPAAHANPFQVSQPAPPTLNQMRVSPMPAGFGTLAEPMSLSSVPAQPITMVPLAGMAPMGRVMPGMGVGAAGANAGMSAGIPASMSMPQPLMSMPPQAGTQPTGTTNPFLL, translated from the exons ATGCCGAGTGGCATCAGACGGCAGATGAAGAACATGGTGAACAACTACTCTGACGCAGAGAAGAAAGTCAGAGAGGCCACCTCCAACGACCCGTGGGGCCCGTCGTCCTCGCTCATGTCAGAGATCGCGGACCTTACCTACAACGTGGTAGCCTTCAGTGAGATCATGAGTATGATCTGGAAACGGCTCAATGACCACGGTAAGAACTGGCGCCACGTCTACAAGGCGCTCACTCTGCTGGACTACCTGATCAAGACAGGCTCGGAGCGGGTGGCGCTGCAGTGCAAGGAGAACATCTTTGCCATTCAGACTCTGAAGGACTTCCAGTACATCGACAGAGACGGCAAAGACCAGGGCATCAACGTCAGGGAGAAGAGCAAGCAGCTAGTGGTCCTACTCAAAGATGAGGACCGCCTTAAAGGAGAGAG GTCTCAGGCTCTGAAGACCAAAGAGCGCATGGCCCAGGTGTCCACAGGGAGCAGTCAGATGGGTTTTGGCCGAGGCTCATCCCAGCCCAACCTCTCCACTTCATACAGCGAAGAGTATGGCAGGTCGGAGGGCTCACCTGCCTCCTACCACGGCT CCACATCTCCCAACACGGGTTCAGAACTGGAGCAGGCCAGACCTCAGACCAGcggagaggaagagctgcagctgcaACTGGCTCTGGCCATGAGCAGAGAGGCTGCAGAGCAG GAGGAGCGCATCCGCAGAGGGGACGACCTGAGACTACAGATGGCCTTGGAGGAGAGTAAGAAAGGAGGCTCAGACTCTGCAAAGCTacccaagaagaagaaagag CCTCAGTCATCTTTGATGGATCTAATGGATGTCCCAGAGCCTGGGGCCAGTGCTGATCCTTGGAGTGCTGGTGCTGgggctgctgcagctgctgcatcCGAGGACCCCTGGCAGCCTTATG GGTCTGCCCCTAAGCCAGCTGCCCCTGTGGACCCATGGGGTGCTCCTCCTTCTGTCCCACCCATGAAGAGCAATGATCCCTGGGCATCAAACTCCGCTCCCGCTTCTGACCCCTGGAGCTCTGCTGCAGCCCGCCCTAAGACTTCCAATGCAG GTGATGGGGCTGTAGCGTCCTCACTCCCCTCCCAAGCCTGTCTGGCCAGCAGCGGCAGCCTGGACCTCTTCGACCCCATGCCCACTTCCATTTCTACCACCACCATCACAAACCCAACCAGAAAGACTCCAGAGTCCTTCCTGGGTCCCAATGCTGCCCTAGTCAATCTTGACTCTCTGGTGACCAAACCCGCCCAGCCGGCGCCCGCCGTCAATCCATTCTTGGCTTCCACAG CAGGCTCTGCTCCACCTCCAGCAGCCCACGCCAACCCATTCCAAGTGAGCCAGCCAGCACCCCCCACCCTCAACCAGATGCGGGTCAGCCCCATGCCCGCCGGCTTCGGCACCTTGGCCGAGCCCATGTCCCTCTCCTCCGTGCCTGCTCAGCCCATCACCATGGTCCCCCTGGCAGGAATGGCCCCTATGGGCCGCGTGATGCCCGGGATGGGCGTCGGCGCAGCTGGAGCGAATGCCGGGATGAGCGCTGGAATTCCGGCCTCCATGTCCATGCCCCAGCCACTGATGAGTATGCCGCCCCAGGCTGGGACGCAGCCGACCGGAACCACCAACCCCTTCCTTTTGTGA
- the b9d1 gene encoding B9 domain-containing protein 1, with translation MAASNATVFLLTVNGQIEGANFPEYDNLYCKYCFVYGHDWAPTSGLEEGITQITCKGVQSSHRLIWNFPLEATFKSTSPFGWPQLVVSVYGPDVFGNDVVRGYGATHIPFTPGHHTRTIPMFVPEPTWRLQKFMSWLLGRRPEYTDPKVVAQGEGREVTRVRSQGFVTVSFHIMTKDMKKMGYDTGPSNPGITQSSTSGWSTSDQ, from the exons ATGGCTGCAAGCAACGCGACGGTGTTTCTCCTCACGGTGAACGGACAAATTGAAGGAGCGAAC TTTCCAGAGTACGACAACTTGTACTGTAAATACTGCTTTGTCTACGGTCATGACTGGGCTCCAACCTCG GGTTTGGAGGAAGGAATCACTCAAATTACCTGTAAAGGTGTTCAGTCTTCACACAGGCTAATCTGGAACTTTCCTCTAGAGGCAACATTTAAGAGCACAAGCCCATTTGGAT GGCCTCAGCTTGTGGTGAGTGTTTACGGTCCTGATGTGTTTGGCAATGATGTGGTCCGAGGTTATGGAGCTACACATATTCCTTTCACACCTGGACA TCACACCAGAACCATCCCCATGTTTGTTCCTGAACCCACGTGGCGGCTCCAGAAATTCATGAG CTGGCTGTTAGGACGGCGGCCGGAGTACACGGACCCCAAAGTGGTGGCCCAGGGTGAAGGCCGAGAAG TGACTCGTGTTCGTTCCCAAGGCTTTGTCACCGTCTCCTTTCACATCATGACTaaagatatgaaaaaaatgGGCTACGACACTGGACCTTCAAATCCTGGAATCACACAATCCTCCACATCAGGCTGGTCGACCTCGGATCAATAA